The genomic region TAGGAAAGAAAAGAAGAGATGATgtatcccccccataagagagaaactCCAATGCCAAAGATTAAGGCTCGAGGATGAATGCTAAAGATGATCCAAGAGTGGCAAACACatgtctccccttaggaagaaacaaatccactAGCCAAGGTTGAAGCAACTCCATGAAAGGATATTATAGGAATAGTCTCAAGATGTGTGTCATGGAAGAATACTCAACTATCCACATGTCTGAATTATGATGTGCCAGATCAAATGAAGCAAATCTAAACTAGATGTACAACTAAAGAAACTAGAAGCAagaactcctaagtgaacttaaacaaaaaaaacataaccaattgttaaaatgctctaacatattgttggcaacaacaatgaagaaaactgagagggggggtgaatcagttttcaccggaccTACAATCTTAATCACAAATTcaaatctgataaactacagcaataacagagataagaaaattgaaagcacaacacacaacacaaagattttgatgtggaaaacccggttaagggaaaacctacagtgggaacctacccacaataagatgatactctgcagtagtatgtgtaaatattacaatggggaatgcacatgcatttaggcacactgcctagagctcactgctcaaatacaataacttggaaggctacaaccctcagggaagtctcactgacttacaacaagatttggactacaatctggaagaaatgaactaaaagaatagcatctccaaatgcttgattacagttctggttaagcacaaatgtctgctctgcaacaccaatcacttctcaatcacaatgccaaaggatgaatcactttctcacacatacaacactctctgataatgcagacacaacctcgatccctaaattacatgaatatatcacctatatatacaatttatcaaccttgacaacaaggtcggctaaaccctcaactctcaattacaaaattacatcacatgatacaaagattgaccatcggaaaaatataatgatttacatgacataacatggacctatttcaaattcccaaatgctcaactcaccaaaaatcatgccaagatcaaccgcaacacgctacaccaccagaaataccgcataacacaaaaatcatcaccagaTCACGAAAACCATCAataaatcacacaacaatcaatgtggatcatgaaaaaaaataggacacaattaggaaacactagcaagcacattggaatcatcagtaacagctacaccaacaccacttatcaaatcttcatcgatcaacatctgagaaCTCAAGAACACAGCCAAttagcaactgtcacgaagaaagataacttgcgaagcaccaaatcatgaaccatctgaaataaggATAcgcaagatcatcccaaacaatataccAAAAACTCAGCTCaaaatctgatcacaccggaatatactggaagaaatactaaactctgcaaagcattgatcagcAAAACAAAACTgtaaaactggatcataagatcttcccaatcagcaAACACTGGAGCaattcacaggaatatgttgacatcaatgacaacaacatatcctagcagcaacactTTCTAACACATATTTTATTTTCTATGCTTTGATCTTAGCTTAAAATCAAGAGGGTATTCCCAGGGGTATGCCTCAACAAGTattaaacttgcatacaatatacaaTCGAAAAATCATTATAACCAAAAACAACTTGATGTCTTTGCCCCAAATAGTAtcactaaaataaaaataattggTTGTATGTAACCCCTATGTAATTAATACTAGTATATAATTGTAAGCCACACAAGAGGAATGCATCTAAGGCTCATTGTAGATAGATTCTTATTTATATCACTAGGTTATGAATGTATAGAAACTACTACATTATTGAATTTGTGTGTGATTTGAATGTGTGAGATCAGTAAGGATTCCAAATGATGTTTATTTATGGGAAAAAACCTCAAAGAAAAGAACATGTAGTTACATTTACATACACTGATAAATATAAAACCATATAACATAATATACGTAATAATTCAGACACAACTGaacatattcacacattacataagAAAAATCATTACAAGATTTGCAATATTTTATAATAGTCATATTCATCTAACTTGAGATTAAATTTGTGCTAGCAAATGGAAAGGGATAATCCCCATCTACATCTAAGAAACCTTCCTAAATACATATAAAGCGTCATAAAGATGAGTTGAAAATGCAATTGAAAGGATGAAATTTGAATGCTATGTCTGGGACTAAATGACATGAAATTCAGAGTAATCAATATATATAGGAAATCTCATATAAGATATGAAGCCACAAATGCAGATATAAAACATGGATGCAAAGAGGAACCTATGATTGAAGTCGGGATAGGGACGCACACAACCAGGGGGGTGTCTTGGTCATCTAGACATCTCAGTCCTCCACTTTTCACTCTTACAAAAGTCAGGTTTGTTCACCTTCATTGCCTTTCCCAGATTCTTTGTCCATAGCTTCTAGACTTGTTGCCTACTCATAGAAGAAAGGAAATTGtgttgtggatagggatttgcctaagtcaaaccccaggtttggaattaaccctaattaaaTTAAAATGTGAATGGAATCGAAAGCATTCCTTTTGATAGTAGAGACTAGATttggaattgaaatgcttgaatgtaaatgattgactgaattgattataccttcaataggtgatgcaatgctcttaggataagttctTCATGCattaatgcaataacatgataaatcacataaaatccatcatgaaatcataattgaagatGTCTTGATGTAGTTAGCTACTCCTTGAATCAAATTTGGTCGTTAACTATTgttcttgaattggaatgataCCATAATGGTGAGATGCAATaatgagatgatgaaatgaattgagagggatgccttatataggtttttcataataaaatcacctttaggttGACTTAGAATTTTTTTGCATGaagctagatttgaataggataggaCCATCTTATTATCCCCCTACAATGTGAGGAAAAAAAATGTAGGACCAAGATGCCTAGGGCATTCAGATCATGACAATTTTATCCCAACTTTTAGGGATGTGAGATAATAGGGTTAAAATGCCAAAAATAGAAAGCATTCCTTTTGATAGCAGAGGCTAGATttggaattgaaatgcttgaatgtaaatgattgACTGAATTGATtgtaccttcaataggtgatgcaatgctcttaggataagttctTCATGCattaatgcaataacatgataaatcacataaaatccatcatgaaatcataattgaagatGTCTTGATGTAGTTAGATACTCCTTGAATCAAATATGGTCGTTAACTATCgttcttgaattggaatgataCCATAATGGTGAGATGCAATaatgagatgatgaaatgaattgagagggatgtcttatataggtttttcataataaaatcacctttaggttGACTTAGAATTTTTTCGCACGaagctagatttgaataggataggaCCATCTTATTATCCTCCTGCAATGTGAGGAAAAAAAATGTAGAACCAAGATGCCTAGGGCATTCGGATCATGACAGTTTTATCCCAACTTTTAGGGATGTGAGATAATAGGGTTAAAAtgccaaaaatagatttgtataaaaatatataatatttagatGGGGGAAACATTTCTTAAGATTTGAAATGGAGCAGGATTTATAATAAATtgagataataaaagataaaggcaACACCTAGAATTGAGGGCCCAAATGAGAGTTTGATGGTGTAGTGAAGTGAAATGGGACACAcattattgaattaaatattaatttaaatcaacaaaggtcctataatgcatagaggaatgagaattacgaaaatgagtgctaggagagtttaaaattggacaccctaattaaaggtgtacaactTACGATGCTACAGTGCCTAAGAAACCTTTCAAAACACATACAAAGTTTTTTGAAGTCATTTTGTAACAAAAAATCCTATTACAATATTAATATTCCTATTTTTGCAAGTCTACTATCACTTTGTGAATCGCATGATGGTTTTGATGAATGCTCTACAATTTTTTCTTGACATCTAAAAAATACCTAGTGAACCGACCTCTTCTTCTAATGAGAAAAATACACAATGTTTAGGTTGAGAACCAAAACCCTAAACAACATTGTAAGATTTTGAAATCATCAACCAAGGAATAATCCTACCCAAAATGGGCACTCCAAATTGAAGGGATGAATCTTCAATCAAATTTGGCCTGCCATAATAAATTCAAATAGATGTGGATATCATTACCATCAATATGTATAGACAAAGCCATGTAGAAAAGAATATAGTCGAGCtaccaaaaatatttaaaaaactcaaaaaaaaaattacacatgaGCAAACACAAAATCCCCTTTTGGCATTAAAAATGTTAATCCCTGATAAGAGGAGCTTATTGGGGATTGAGCCACAACCCACAAAAAAAACATACACTAGTTGGGAAAAATAAATAAGCAAGGAAGAAAGCCAAGCCCTAATGAACACATACATGTTGGACACCAACTATCAGGCCTGCCACATAAACCAAGCGAACCAAGAAGCAATACTCAACATTTTAATTTTTGGACCCCCAAGAGGAGCTATTGAGGGTTAAGAAAATTGCATGTTGTGCCAAACTcttccctttcttctcttttcttcactCACTTGGTtccttccttgtttcttcattggaATCGACACCACTTTCATCTTGTTTTTGTCAAGGGTTCCATGGGAACCACAAACTAGTAGTTCCTTATTCCTTTGGAACCTTTGACTACCTTATTTATTTAGCCATTTTTTAACTTTAGGGAACTAATTTAAGACATGGGATGGAATACAACCAAGAGCATTGTACAAGTGATGACCCCTatagaaaattttcaaattggtTATTGGCAAGGGACCATACTCCATAGGCATACACATTGAAGGGAactgaagcaaaaaaaaaaaaggcaacaCAAAATTGAGCTCCAACAAGGCCCTTTGACCACAACCTCTAAGTTTGGGTAACAACCAAGCAATACACCAATAAATTGCAAATACATTAATTTTAGAATATATCTTTTGAGGAATATGGAACCAATCATACCCATAGATAGTACTCAAATAGAAAAGTTGAATGATCCTATTAATGCCTTGACTATCCACCTTTTATACAACCTCATTTTCTGGGTTTTTTTTCTTAACATAGGTGGATAACAAGACTTTTAGTGTGAAAAATATCAAGGTCCAAAAAATTAGTTTAAACCACTCATTTTTTGAGTAGAAGACTTCCCTTAGCCGATAAAATAAGTGGCACCCAATTGTACATGACTAAAATAATATTTAATGAGACCTTCACTCATTCCATAGTATAACttcaaatttcacaatttaaaGCCAATATTACACACTTCCAACCAATAATTGGCCTAAAGAGCCTTAAACTAGCAAGAACATAATGCCCGATTGTAAATGTCTAAAACAAAGTTCAATGGGACCTTCAATTATCCCACACATGCAAAATGCTTAAAAGTCAAGCATAGAATACTACACAGTCAACGGAATACTGCAAGGACTGTGATCACTAAAGTGGTCAACTAAATATAGTGGGGGTCAAAAACTTGTCTTAAAAGTAAAATGCACTAAGCGAGAGGCTCAAGAAACTTTCAAGATGATATTCCTCATGCACGGTGACATGTATAAAAATTGTTCACCACAAACACTATAGGAATTTTGAAGTTGTCAAAATTTGTAACCAACAATCCCTAAAGCTCCACAAACTAGGCTTTAGAAAGTTTACACATTGCTATTAAGTAGCACTTGCATTGAAATGAGGTATAATGGTTATGTCGACAGATTTTTATATGTAAACTAATTTATTAAAAAGTACAATAAGATTAGTGCAATAGTACATAAAGATACAATTAAATTAGTGCAATAGAAGATACGTTATTGTTATTTATATGATGTATGAGAATTGTATTTTTTAAATGTGATATTTGAAAATATACTCATGTTACATATTTGTTTATAATCAATTGAAAGAAAGTTTTGTGTTTCTACACATTAGAATGGAAAGTTCTTGAACTTATATCATAAATGGGTGCTTCTTGTTATTTTAAAGGTATTTATGAAAAGAACAAAATGTTACTTTATGTTAGGCTATGTAAATTAAGATAAGATAATAGTGGTAACATGGAAAAAAAattgatacatatatatatgattgtCAATTATCCATCTATACATAATGAAGGTGAGAATGTACTAGATTAAGATACATTGAAAGTGTATATTTAAAATGGAAGAATATAAATTTGCCACTCAAACTTCGTAtggtaaaaaaattaaaataaaagatcaATCAATTTAAAGGGTTTAACTTTCAATTGGGAATAACATTCTAAAATCATAAGATATATATATTCCCTTAACCTTGTAAATAATATGGAAAACAAAATCTGGAATATTGGTCATATAAAGATTCAATAAAGTATAATCAAGAAATACAAATATAAAACcaagcaaaaaaaaagaaatacAAATATATAAAGGAAGCCATTCTATTCAAATCAGAAATATTCTTTTAACTATATGAAAAAAATAGCATTGTTCATTTTGTTTTAACTCTAAAAATATGTAAATCAATCAAAAGTGTACTACTTTTTTCTACTTAAACACAATGttagagaaataaataaataatgttcaTAGCAATACATGCAAAGCCCACACATAAAAAGGTTTTGTTCAATTACCTATTAAATGAAAAGGGTGAACATGCATGGCATTCACAATCATTGTTGAATAAATATTAGTGAATTAAGAATACATAATAcgttaaattcaaattaaatatatGTTTTTCAATAAGACGAGTTCAAGTGGTAGAAGTTAAAAAGTCGAAGTATAATAACTAAATTTACCAACATTCTATTTTCCAAATAACAATGAATTTgtaaataaaattgaataaaattgTAATAACATGATAACTACGGATACAAAATTTACCATTAAGAagtgatttgggagtatgatattaATACTAAAATAATATTAACACTATTAAATGTTGCCTTATTTTTATCTTTTCTTATGTTTGCTTAATTTTCATTAGATATTCCCACAAGCATACAATTAATTACAAGATAAATATTCAATCTTCCACTATTTTCAATAAATAGCATCAAAACCTAAGGTAATGCAAACAAGGCAAGAGCTCAAAGATGAGAAATGCATTTATATTTTTTACTTGTTAATGAATATGTATGGTTGCATACAATATTACTTTTGTTTGTTCGAGTGCCTGCAACAATTAAATGCAAATTGAAAAAAGTTAAGAGATGGATGAGCATTACTAAATCCTGATGAGAAAATGATTGTAAAGTTAAGATATAAAAGAAGTTTAAAAGAATCAACGGTGTTCTTTTTATTCAATTACATAGTGCATTGACATTTTGTCAAAACTAATTTACCACACAAAATGTAAAGATGTCTTTAAGTTTTAAATACCATCGAAAAATCATCCATAATTTACAACCTTAAAGTTTAAATCATGTTCAAACAAGTTGTCGCACAGACATATGAATGTAGTGTCAGCTGCATGTCTTCCACCTTTGGCTTCAGTATGCTGCATGTTCGATATATCGTCCATGTTTTAGCAGAGGTACTTGATTCTCTAATGAGACAATGCCTCCACAAGAATCCATGGGTAAAACTCCCCTTTGGAGGATTGGTGGTCAATGATGGTAGTGATGCTCACTTTTGTCATAGACTACAACGCTACTGCGTTTTACATGAGGATCAATAGCACTGCAAAGCAACATAGCATAGTTTGCTATTCTATTCCAAACATTCTGCAAACGATAGAGTGATCTTCATCATCATCCACACCAGTACAAGTATCTTCTATTGAACAAATGTCATAATTTAAATCCAAACAAGTTCACACTTCTGAACTCTAATATTTGAGGTCACCTATGAACCATAATGTGGCAGGGCTATTGGGCGATCAGGCTGCTTTCATGAGAAAGGAAGACTCTCTTTGCTATATTTCAAATAATTTGCACGGCAATTTTTTGAGCAACACAAGTGGTGCTTTCACAGATTCAAAATTTCATCAAACTTTCATAGTTATCAACTGCTGCAGCTGTAATGTcactttcattttcattcattgaaTTTCATCTTGGAATTGGCATATTTTGAAGCAAACCATATCATCAATGCAGTGCATTTATCTCTCTTTTCTTCAACATTGGTAGTAGTTAAGCGTATCCCTTTTACATAACATTGACAGtactttggtttgtcctttttaAGAAATATCAACATAGTATAGTTTGCTATACTATTCCAAACATTCTGCAAACGATAGAGTGATCTTCATCTGTGATGTGTGCCAAAGAAAAAGGCCATTCTCCTGGAAGCTTAGGAGAAATCAGAATTGGAGTTGTATTCACATCAAAGACTGACACAGAGAATGTCTTCCAAGCTCTTGCAAATTTTGTATTTGCTTTATTCTTTTTCAAAGATTTTGACTTAAATATTGGTCTATCGTTCCTGTATCCAAACAAGTTTCTACAAATGATCTGCAATAGGATGAGTTTTGTCTTAAAAACAATAATATTGTAAGCAAAAGCAGAGGATTGTTTATTTTTGCATGATTCGTGTACCTTTTAGCATGGTACTAAATGTAAAAGACGACATACAGCTTCTCTGAATTTGTAGTTCAAAGTGAACATACTACTCGTTTGAACAAAGTTTAATATGAGATTATATAAATTATGTTCATATAGAAATTTCATATCAATCAATTCATCATAATAACAATATAACTAGTCAATTGCAATCTGTATCATGTTCCTCCAATTGGTCTTTTATTGCAGGACACAGTAAATTATCCTCCAGCAGAGAATAAAACCATGAGGAAGACAACTGACATCTGCAATTGGTGTTGCAGTGAACACTTGTTTCTACCTGTCCGTGGAATGTGCTCAATATGTGCAGCATTTGGTGAACATGCACCCTACAACCTTTAAACAGGCTTTGGATTCTACGATCCTTTCTGGCTGGCTGAAATAGCCAACATTTGTGTTGTAATCCACTTGATGGGAGCTTATCAGGTATTTCAAGACACCCAATATCAGTTCCAAGACTTCTTGAGCACGGATATTCATTATCAAGTTATTGTTCACAAGTTGCAGCAGCAGCTGTATGAAGATTGGTGCCCATTCTGCAGCTTGTTTCATTGTTTGATTTTAATGAGCATTCAAAATGATGTGCAGGTCCAGCTTAGGTTAACAGATGAAACATCCATTCCACCTCTTAAAGCCAAAAATGGAAGAAGGATTGAAATATTCTACAAAGAAGATAAAAAATAATGTGTAAATTGGGCAAGCATATTAGTGCCATGCAAGAGCTTGAAAGGATTTTGATAGGAAAGTAAGATTGCAGGCATCAAGCTTGAATTTCACCTGGCATGAAAGAAATCCCTGATGGCTATCTATTTTATCAAATTAGTCTTGGAATCTCCAACCAATTGCAAGTGGCTGTAGACACCTTGTGATGCTGAGCATGTTCACCATACCTTAACATGGGTTTTTGCTAAATATGCATTGTAGAACCCTAAATACCACTAGAACTGGACTCTTTTTTGCATCTTCTTAAGGTCTTAGTGGTGGTgagcttggaggaactttacatctGCTAGATCTGGTGGCTAAATCTCACAGAGTTTGATAACTACAAACCAATTGCAAGTGGCTGTAGACACCTTGTGATGCTGAGCATGTTCACCATACCTTAACATGGGTTTTTGCTAAATATGCATTGTACAACCCTAAATACCACTAGATCTGGACTCTTTTTGCATCTTCTTAAGGTCTTAGTGGTGGTGAGCATGGAGGAACTTTACATCTGCTAGATCTGGTGGCTAAATCTCACAGGGTTTGGTAACTACAACACTTCCTCCTTAGGCCAAGCAAGTTTGCAGCCAAAAATATTAAATGCTAATGCTCATTTTTTTACCATATTCAACATGAAACATCAATTTTACTTCTTTCCCACTTGTTTTCCATTATTCCTTTAAAAGAATGAACAAGATCTTAATGCTTTTGGTTGTGTACAAGATTTTATGCTTGCAGATGCCTCCCAAGGACAGACTAAGAATTAGTAAGAATGCTAACTAACTTTGGCTGTGTTGTGATGTACTATTGTGTACCATTATGAAGGATCTTATCAATATTTTATAAGATCTTCTTGTTAGCATTTTAGAAAAAGCATATAGTTCATTGCATTTTGTTTCTTCCAGCTTTATGTAATAAAAAACATCCTGGAAGACCAGAACAATAGATTTGTCAGAGATATCTACCTACAAAATGAAAATATCTAAAACGACGATACATCTTCCAGAAAAATAGATTTGTAAGAGATATCCAGCTACAAAATAAATGCAAATATCTCAAATGAAGAGTTACAAGCTTATGAAGTAATCAAGGCCTCTCATTGCTTGTCCCGATGACCAAGAACAAATTCCATAGTTAGAATTCAAGTGTTGTAGTATATCATGTTTGGACTCAGGTTGTAAGAAACACAAACATTGACCGCATATAATACTATATAGAAGCTGCTAATTCTAATCCAACATTTACATAAAAGCCTTCTAATAATATCCAACTTAATTGGCCCCATGCCCAGTTCAAATAGAGTTATACCCATTCATATGGGTTCTACAGGAAATAGCAAATCATGGCAAGCAATGATGTGGTTGGAGAGAGAAACTATCTCTATGATGAATTTCTTGTGAAACTAGCCATTGAGAAGTGGTTTGATAATTTATAGCGAATACAATCTCATTTGTAGAAAGAGAAATTGAGCACGATACGATTTGATACAGATTCAGTTTGATTTCATTTTAGGTGGTAGATGGCCTAGCGTGTTCCTGACAATAACTGATATTTTAATAGTACATGCTAGCTGGCCACTAGATTTTTAATTCATCTTATTTTTAAATGATGCTAGGGAAGCTTAGACTGTGCATATAGGCCGTTTACAATTGTTTACCAGCCAAAAGGAGCTTGTTTCCCTACTATTAATTACTATTAGTCTCGATTCTTGTTTACAATCAAGAATTGTTTACCAGCAATCAAAAATTGTTTACCAGCCAAAAGGAACTTGTTGCAAATTTACAAAAATAAGTCCAAGCACAGCAGAAagataaacaattaaaaaaaatatctaGCCTTAAATGCCTTAAATAGTATAGTGTTCAACATAAGCCTGAAAGAGTTTTCAGTACCAGTAGACTTCTCAACCAGATTCCCGAGATTTAACTTCTATAAACATTCACCATATAAAGCAGAGCTAAAAATATGATAAAGTGACCAATGCTTCTCAATTTCATTTAAGTGTATAGCAAGGCTCTCTTCAGCTGATCAAAATTTAACTCATCTGAAGAGaataggacaaaaagaaaaatttatgatACCAACCAAAATAATATTCTGATGCATACCCTAATCAAAAAAATTAGTTCAACATTCAATAATTTAACTAGCCTCTGACAAAGGGTACTCAAAAACCACATCCTTCCCACAAAATTTTCTGTAAACACCAGCAAAGGTTTCCAACTTGTATTCTGTGTTATTCCGCTCCTTAGGATCCAGATAGATCTGAAATATGGGAAATCACAGTCAAAAAAGATGCACACAGATAGCTTTGAATAAGTCCAGAGAATCAGATTTACAAGTTTCTTTATCATCTATAGTCTTACCTTCATTATCTTCGAGCCATCAACACGGTACCTAACTCGCTTCCCAACAATCTCTGCAGGATAGACAACATCTTCCAAGGTGGCCTCATGGACAGAAGTCAATGTTCGACTACGGGGTCGAACTGCAGCTGAGCCTTTCTTTGGTGGCCTCAATATTCTCCTTGTGGCAATCATAACAACGTCCTGTTTTTCAGGAAGAATTGGTCTCCATGTTATTATTGCAAAATAACAAGCAAGAAGAAAAACACTTGAGAAAGAAAAAACACAGAGGACTTGTTAAGCTGTCAACCTTTCCACTGAACTTCTTTTCCAGCTCTCGAACAAGCCTCACATGAATCTTTCGGAAAGCCTTCCTCAAGCGGTACGGAACATGGACAACAATAGCCTTGCGATTTCCAGATATATCAACTTGCCTGgaaaaaactaaaagattttataACTGAATTAAAATCTAAAAGTCCTTCAACTCTGCTTAAATATTATTCTAGTAGTTGAAATCATCTAAGCAAAACTACAAGACATGCTAATAAGTAATAACCATCCATGGGTGTGACTTTCGGAGAGCAGTAAAGAATTGAGGTATCACAAGTCACAAATAACATATGGGAATTCAACTCTGCTTAAATATTATTCTAGTAGTTGAAATCATCTAAGCAAAACTACAAGACATGCTAATAACCATCCATGGGTGTGACTT from Cryptomeria japonica chromosome 3, Sugi_1.0, whole genome shotgun sequence harbors:
- the LOC131053329 gene encoding small ribosomal subunit protein eS7; translation: MYTARRKIQKEKGAEPDEFEESVAQALFDLENTNQELKSELKDLYINSAKQVDISGNRKAIVVHVPYRLRKAFRKIHVRLVRELEKKFSGKDVVMIATRRILRPPKKGSAAVRPRSRTLTSVHEATLEDVVYPAEIVGKRVRYRVDGSKIMKIYLDPKERNNTEYKLETFAGVYRKFCGKDVVFEYPLSEAS